ACAACGCCTGCCGTCGATTTGCGAAATCTATGAAAACGGCATCGCCTTGTCCGGTTTGTCGAAAACGTTTGCACTGCCGGGTTTGCGCCTCGGCTGGCTGGTGAGTCAGAACAAAAGCTGGCTGGAACGTTGGCTGACATTCAAAGACTACACCACGATTTGCAACAGCGCGCCTGGGGAAATTTTGGGTATCATGGCATTGCGTGCAACAAAAGCGATAATCACGCGCAATCTGGAAATCATCCAGAAAAATATCGTTTGTGCTGAAGCATTTTTTGCCGAACATCCAGAGAAATTTTTATGGATCAAACCGCAGGCCGGTTCGGTTGCGTATCCGAAATGGAAACCGGATACGCCGGTCGATGATTTTTGCCGGGAGGTTCTCGCGCAGCAAAGCGTGATGATCGTGCCGGGAAGCATTTTCGATGCGGCCGGGAAGCATTTTCGGCTTGGGCTAGGCCGAAAAAATTTCGCGGAAGCCTTGCCGAGGGTGCAAGCATTTTTACAAACAGACAGGTAATCTTGCGGCGATAAAACATCTCATCACGAACCGGTGTTAAGCGAATGCGTGGCAAACGTTAGAAAAAATCTGACTTTCTAAACAGGAGTTAACAGAGAAACCAGATGACGAAATCTCCGTTATCTCTGTGCGCTCCTGTTCTGGTTCGGTGTTGAGGTTAATGTTCAAAATACGGTGAAGTTTAAAAATGGCCTCTGTTCGTGAGAGAGAAAAAATCGGCGTGGTGATTGTTGATGACGAAGAATTGGCACGGCATCTGGTACGCGAGTACCTCGCCGGCGATGCTGATCTGGAGATTTTGGCGGAGTGCGCCAATGGCTTCGAGGCCGTGAAAGCGGTGGCTGAATTGAAGCCGGATTTACTCGTGCTCGACATTCAGATGCCCAAGCTCAACGGGTTCGAGGTGTTGGAGTTGATCGAGAGTGATCTGGCGGTCATTTTTGTTACCGCTTATGATGAATATGCCTTGCGCGCGTTCGAGGTTCATGCGGTCGATTATCTTTTGAAACCGATCAGCCCGGAACGCTTGCAGGAGGCCGTCAGCCGCGCCAAGCAGCGACTGGCACACCGTGAAACGCTTCCACTGGAAAAGCTGGCAGCCACGACGCGCGCGCTTGGCAGTCCTTTGGAGCGAGTGCTGATACGCACGGGCGCGCAGGTTTTGGTGATCCCGGCAGCCAAGATAGATTACCTCGAGGCGCAAGATGATTATATCAAAATCAGCTCCGAAGGCAAAAACTTTCTTAAACAAATGAAGCTTAGTGATTTGGAAGCAATGCTCGATCCCCGGCGCTTTGTTCGCATTCATCGTTCTTATATATTGAATATAGAACGGCTTGAGCGCCTGGAGTTGTATGCCAAAGACAGCCGTATGGCAATCTTGCGCGA
The Cytophagia bacterium CHB2 DNA segment above includes these coding regions:
- a CDS encoding response regulator produces the protein MGVVIVDDEELARHLVREYLAGDADLEILAECANGFEAVKAVAELKPDLLVLDIQMPKLNGFEVLELIESDLAVIFVTAYDEYALRAFEVHAVDYLLKPISPERLQEAVSRAKQRLAHRETLPLEKLAATTRALGSPLERVLIRTGAQVLVIPAAKIDYLEAQDDYIKISSEGKNFLKQMKLSDLEAMLDPRRFVRIHRSYILNIERLERLELYAKDSRMAILRDGARIPVSRSGYAKLKILL